The following are from one region of the Populus trichocarpa isolate Nisqually-1 chromosome 8, P.trichocarpa_v4.1, whole genome shotgun sequence genome:
- the LOC7482878 gene encoding uncharacterized protein At1g66480 codes for MGNTLGGKKTAKVMKINGETFKFKTPVKAGDVVKDYPGHVLLESEAVKHYGIRAKPLEAHQDLVPKRLYFLVELPETPTERVPRRVRSGINMSAKDRLESLMLSRRSTSDLSIMKPSSIVSEEAKRGAMRVKMRLPKEQVEKLMQESKDEAEAAAKILDLCMANTAGGSNNSSREIAQNGQESGLSQQVHWKSGGHGRVGNQGIIKAREKRVSFLPFSEGEMQIAVASY; via the exons ATGGGCAACACTTTAGGTGGGAAAAAGACTGCAAAAGTCATGAAGATAAATGGTGAAACATTCAAGTTCAAGACACCGGTGAAGGCCGGGGATGTAGTTAAGGACTATCCAGGGCATGTTTTGCTAGAATCAGAGGCAGTTAAGCATTATGGTATTAGGGCAAAGCCATTGGAAGCACACCAAGATTTGGTGCCAAAAAGGCTCTACTTCCTAGTAGAGTTGCCAGAGACTCCAACTGAGAGGGTTCCAAGAAGGGTTCGTTCGGGGATTAACATGAGTGCTAAAGACAGGCTCGAGAGCCTAATGCTCTCTAGGAGATCAACATCTGATCTTTCGATAATGAAACCTTCTAGCATTGTGTCCGAGGAGGCAAAACGTGGTGCAATGAGGGTGAAAATGAGATTACCAAAGGAACAAGTGGAGAAGTTGATGCAAGAAAGTAAGGATGAGGCTGAGGCGGCTGCTAAGATTCTGGATCTTTGCATGGCAAACACTGCAGGTGGTAGCAATAATAGCTCTCGTGAAATTGCACAAAATGGTCAAGAGAGTGGGTTGTCGCAACAAGTTCATTGGAAGAGTGGCGGCCACGGGAGAGTCGGCAACCAAGGGATCATCAAGGCACGTGAG aAGCGAGTGAGTTTCCTTCCTTTCAGCGAAGGAGAGATGCAGATAGCTGTGGCTTCTTATTAG